The Candidatus Obscuribacterales bacterium genome includes a region encoding these proteins:
- a CDS encoding ABC transporter ATP-binding protein, with product MSNVRFESVSKRYGSSFAVKELNLDIADGEFLVLVGPSGCGKTTSLRMLAGLEDISQGNLYIDEQRMNDVPARERDIAMVFQSYALYPHMTVFENMAFSLQLQKVPKSEITQRIHSAAQQLDIEPLLDRRPRQLSGGQRQRVAVGRAIVRNPSVFLMDEPLSNLDAKLRVQARTELSKLHRQLGTTFVYVTHDQVEAMTLGSRIAVMNQGILQQVGTPQTLYDEPRNTFVAGFMGSPAMNFLKARLVGEGDELAIATDAFQLPIPTDRCAAYAPYRDRPILFGIRPESLHVPDYVPPGIVPLPVPTTISVIERMGNEIILYLTTTDGQDLVARVDPRSRLQIGESVTMVMDMHRFYLFDAETGDRL from the coding sequence ATGTCTAACGTTAGGTTTGAATCGGTTAGTAAGCGGTATGGCAGTTCCTTTGCTGTGAAGGAACTGAACTTAGACATTGCCGATGGAGAATTTTTAGTCCTGGTTGGGCCATCGGGCTGTGGAAAAACTACGTCTCTGCGGATGTTGGCTGGGTTAGAAGACATTAGCCAAGGCAACCTTTATATTGATGAACAGCGCATGAACGATGTGCCGGCACGGGAACGAGATATCGCTATGGTGTTTCAATCCTATGCGCTCTATCCCCACATGACTGTGTTTGAAAATATGGCCTTTAGCCTGCAACTGCAGAAAGTGCCTAAGTCAGAGATTACTCAACGCATCCATAGCGCTGCTCAACAGTTAGATATTGAGCCTCTACTCGATCGCCGTCCGCGACAATTGTCTGGAGGACAGCGGCAGCGGGTGGCGGTGGGGCGCGCCATTGTGCGTAATCCGTCGGTATTTTTGATGGATGAACCGTTATCCAATCTGGATGCAAAGCTACGTGTGCAGGCCCGCACGGAGTTAAGTAAGCTACACCGTCAATTGGGCACCACGTTTGTCTATGTCACCCATGATCAGGTAGAGGCTATGACTCTTGGCTCCCGGATTGCCGTGATGAATCAGGGAATTTTGCAACAGGTTGGCACCCCTCAAACCCTTTATGACGAACCGCGCAATACTTTTGTAGCAGGATTTATGGGCAGTCCGGCGATGAACTTTCTCAAGGCTCGATTAGTGGGTGAAGGAGATGAACTTGCGATCGCCACCGATGCGTTTCAGCTTCCCATCCCCACCGATCGTTGCGCTGCCTATGCCCCCTACCGCGATCGCCCGATCCTCTTTGGGATTCGTCCAGAAAGCCTGCATGTGCCCGACTATGTGCCGCCTGGTATTGTGCCGCTACCAGTGCCAACTACCATCTCCGTCATCGAACGGATGGGCAACGAGATTATCCTTTACCTCACAACAACCGATGGACAAGATTTGGTTGCCCGGGTAGATCCACGCAGCCGCCTACAGATTGGGGAGTCGGTGACGATGGTGATGGATATGCATCGGTTTTACCTATTTGATGCAGAGACAGGCGATCGCCTTTAG